From Terriglobia bacterium, the proteins below share one genomic window:
- the garR gene encoding 2-hydroxy-3-oxopropionate reductase: MKKIGFIGLGIMGKPMAKNLLKAGHELVVHDIRPEPVTEMARAGAVAGQSPKDVAARSEVIITMLPNSPEVKEAALGKEGVIEGIRAGSIFIDMSSIAPLASREIAACFAKKGVPMLDAPVSGGEPKAIEGTLAIMAGGPQQAFAEVKDILGVMGASVTRGGEIGSGNVTKLANQIIVALNIAALSEAMVLATKAGVDPRMVFQAIRAGLAGSTVMDAKMPMILAGNFKPGFRIELHIKDLMNALDTAHSLGVPIPLSSQVLEIMQALKVDGKAGNDHSGLVEFYENLAKVQVRG; this comes from the coding sequence ATGAAAAAAATTGGTTTTATCGGTTTGGGCATCATGGGCAAGCCCATGGCGAAGAACCTGCTGAAGGCGGGTCACGAGCTGGTTGTTCACGATATTCGACCCGAGCCCGTCACGGAAATGGCTCGAGCCGGCGCCGTGGCGGGCCAGTCTCCCAAGGATGTGGCGGCACGCAGCGAAGTGATTATCACCATGCTGCCCAATTCTCCCGAGGTTAAAGAGGCAGCGCTGGGTAAGGAGGGTGTAATCGAGGGGATTCGCGCAGGCTCCATTTTCATCGACATGAGTTCCATTGCTCCCCTGGCGAGCCGGGAAATTGCCGCTTGCTTTGCGAAGAAAGGCGTCCCCATGCTCGACGCGCCGGTAAGCGGCGGCGAACCCAAGGCCATCGAGGGCACCCTCGCCATCATGGCCGGCGGGCCGCAACAGGCGTTCGCCGAAGTGAAGGATATTCTTGGGGTCATGGGCGCATCGGTCACGCGCGGCGGCGAAATCGGCAGCGGCAACGTCACCAAACTCGCCAATCAGATCATTGTGGCGCTGAACATCGCCGCCCTTTCCGAAGCAATGGTTCTGGCGACGAAGGCCGGCGTCGATCCCAGGATGGTCTTCCAGGCCATCCGCGCCGGCCTGGCCGGCAGCACCGTGATGGACGCCAAAATGCCCATGATCCTGGCAGGCAACTTCAAGCCGGGCTTCCGCATCGAACTCCATATCAAGGATCTCATGAACGCGCTCGACACTGCCCATAGCCTGGGCGTGCCGATCCCACTCTCCAGCCAGGTCCTGGAAATCATGCAGGCGCTCAAAGTGGACGGCAAAGCCGGGAACGACCACAGCGGCCTCGTCGAGTTCTACGAGAACCTGGCCAAGGTACAAGTGCGAGGCTGA